The following coding sequences are from one Spirochaeta lutea window:
- a CDS encoding PKD domain-containing protein, translated as MNRRTSVVLSFLFIALALVFTACPLEPFPEPDPTEDPTENPTEPSLTAYQAQVVKTLTQNLTPTLTEAQVSVLSEAGQAALLSEDLSGSNDPDLVIPTALDAILGSQGLGSNSLGAGQSAIEAAHGIIAENSMVAAALEPSNFLGNRIGSRSAAAVRPPMRAITGDLNNLFKEIAKKVHASLNTLPLDDAAEERAAAQASDGMVTILGDNGLALNTAQMQEVVENLAQGMLEGIAAISNNASPGQVQKLIKQTVRAASAAVGSIDNSDLETDGKQNGLLVKAISRGASRGNQNFTGVPTDSVTSEIAKGAASGSAAISRAGGRQNILISTQEIIGQVASGISEVMANTSTTAQTILKTTIAAVATVIAEEPGAIGESLSDISQTVSTKVSEAVSKVINVPVTDLVEAAKTALKEADPTINTDSLDTLLVESVNSGVALAQNHAPTVSITPPSAQFITGETVSVSATISDVDGNDLQVRWSLTAYPGVVPPVLSYPDGGSVSFLATKEGTYTLQLMVTDGMADPVYASTSFSVAEDPNPSPLDETGIDQAWDSIIGHLRYNVSGESQDTWVFPDIAAALSELDSLLITNPEVGKAAALKALLTLTTVFVDPNTQELLEQFGVQNYPTTMAGLTGYVKTVVFEAATMANPITGFAIDGQSDLDGDGVVDFEEQFIAFLKNARSNSMPTAAVSSLSKALGTTLAAVTETLDSFSTDQLADNPAYTIAISYDWVFATADEALNSGWPSMDGQTPMDFVLGIPELQLLQAQLEILNSMVTMTRAYRLGINRSAYQAYLDYFRAEQEQFILPEGSQAPDPYDYLDSIGQSPFTAESFTLSSTGLADLALAKNLLVSAFQKVESAMAALAQRSSADGDAYTVQPDSVFLSMIDSTYTPQDFTNMFTSHSILGKKVAASLVNPDTGLAVPAELFTSFEDYSWKSQDWETGEYYTSESTVYSLPRGETAAYSYYADESNWPTAPEWATSTGTFYDSDGSVTGGSEYTFLHTPYIFPGKYFEAPFSGLSAFFELDVNLEPLFYTFDEGSQTWIQETGTFDPAKSYYTRMPDASFGGALTYGDFVDPSLPEGSQYVVQENGKIRIYSWSSDSSTGNSMTPQGEEFKVGIDRYRSTGSYFLSPRTLPQRVVLAGFDDSGRFTDLAAYLSLSGLDGYAGGRYEILNSSNYSINDAMGMIENGQAELVVIPRGQNTATIRYQWEIFNSETPIEVEHTIATTELGTEYSFDPSVVWKISTSTAWVPDLGTTTPYFSGSPSSIQPYMNTLLTSDTGYWGELPVQWDDLDMSLPAEAITLVLPPETSPNYQYIIDKLPNLGDATWVEDMGITLVHASSASEVYAHAITLEGASAVVNMGYRSVNLQFYTDFPQTYEGDWDEAYYRTLGVHAEEYTVFGGYPYPVADDLDDYLRTDAYGFEE; from the coding sequence ATGAACAGAAGAACTTCAGTAGTACTCTCATTCTTATTCATTGCTTTGGCGCTGGTCTTTACCGCCTGCCCGCTGGAGCCATTCCCAGAACCCGATCCCACCGAGGATCCTACCGAAAATCCAACAGAGCCAAGTCTAACAGCCTACCAGGCTCAGGTGGTTAAGACTCTGACCCAAAATCTGACCCCTACCCTTACGGAAGCCCAGGTTTCTGTTCTTTCTGAGGCAGGTCAAGCAGCTTTGCTTTCTGAGGATCTATCCGGAAGCAACGATCCGGATCTGGTCATTCCCACGGCCTTGGATGCCATATTAGGCAGCCAGGGACTGGGTTCGAATAGCCTCGGGGCTGGCCAATCCGCTATAGAAGCCGCCCACGGCATTATTGCGGAAAACAGTATGGTAGCGGCAGCCCTTGAACCATCGAATTTTCTGGGGAACCGGATTGGCAGCCGTTCAGCCGCTGCAGTCCGCCCTCCTATGCGGGCCATCACTGGGGACCTAAACAACCTCTTCAAAGAGATTGCAAAGAAAGTTCATGCCAGCCTGAATACCCTCCCTCTGGACGATGCTGCTGAAGAACGGGCGGCCGCCCAAGCCTCCGACGGCATGGTTACCATTCTGGGCGACAACGGTCTGGCCCTGAACACAGCCCAAATGCAGGAAGTAGTAGAGAATCTTGCTCAGGGAATGTTAGAGGGAATTGCAGCCATCTCCAACAACGCGAGTCCCGGACAGGTTCAAAAACTCATCAAGCAAACAGTACGGGCAGCCAGCGCTGCTGTAGGATCCATCGATAACAGCGACCTGGAAACCGACGGCAAACAAAACGGCCTCCTGGTCAAGGCCATTTCTCGGGGCGCCAGCAGAGGAAACCAGAATTTTACTGGGGTTCCAACTGATTCGGTTACCTCGGAAATTGCCAAGGGAGCCGCTTCCGGCTCTGCGGCCATCTCCCGGGCGGGAGGACGACAGAACATCCTGATAAGTACCCAGGAAATAATCGGCCAGGTTGCATCGGGTATCTCCGAGGTCATGGCCAATACCTCCACCACCGCCCAGACTATTTTGAAAACCACCATTGCCGCAGTGGCCACTGTTATCGCTGAAGAACCCGGTGCCATCGGTGAGTCCCTATCAGATATATCCCAGACGGTTTCCACCAAGGTTTCCGAGGCTGTATCCAAGGTCATCAACGTCCCGGTAACCGACCTAGTGGAAGCAGCAAAAACAGCGTTGAAGGAAGCCGATCCCACCATTAATACAGACTCCCTAGATACCCTTCTGGTGGAGAGTGTAAACAGCGGGGTTGCATTGGCCCAAAACCATGCTCCTACGGTGAGTATCACACCCCCCTCGGCCCAATTTATAACCGGCGAGACTGTTTCTGTGAGCGCCACTATTTCAGATGTAGACGGGAACGACCTTCAGGTCCGCTGGAGTCTGACTGCCTATCCGGGGGTTGTACCGCCGGTTCTGAGCTACCCCGACGGGGGAAGCGTATCCTTCCTGGCTACCAAGGAGGGAACCTACACCCTCCAGCTCATGGTCACCGACGGAATGGCTGATCCGGTGTACGCCTCCACATCATTTTCTGTTGCAGAGGATCCGAATCCCTCACCCTTGGATGAAACTGGTATCGATCAGGCCTGGGACAGCATTATCGGACACCTCCGGTACAATGTTTCAGGAGAATCCCAGGATACGTGGGTATTCCCCGATATCGCCGCCGCCCTGAGCGAGCTGGATTCCCTCCTAATTACCAATCCCGAGGTCGGTAAAGCCGCAGCCCTCAAGGCCCTGCTAACCCTGACCACGGTGTTTGTGGATCCCAATACCCAGGAACTTCTAGAGCAGTTCGGGGTGCAGAACTATCCCACAACCATGGCCGGACTGACCGGGTATGTAAAAACGGTTGTTTTTGAAGCTGCCACCATGGCAAATCCGATAACAGGTTTCGCCATCGACGGCCAGTCCGATCTGGACGGGGATGGTGTAGTGGACTTCGAAGAACAGTTCATCGCCTTCCTGAAGAACGCCCGGTCCAACTCCATGCCCACCGCAGCTGTTAGTTCTCTATCCAAGGCCTTGGGAACTACCCTGGCAGCAGTTACCGAGACACTGGACAGCTTCTCCACCGATCAACTGGCTGACAATCCTGCCTACACCATCGCCATCAGCTACGACTGGGTTTTTGCCACCGCCGATGAGGCCCTGAACTCGGGCTGGCCATCCATGGACGGGCAGACCCCCATGGACTTTGTCCTGGGCATCCCCGAACTGCAGCTGCTCCAGGCCCAGCTGGAGATCCTCAATAGCATGGTTACCATGACCAGAGCATACAGGCTCGGCATCAACCGTTCAGCCTACCAGGCATACCTGGATTACTTCCGTGCCGAACAGGAACAGTTCATCCTGCCCGAGGGGAGCCAGGCTCCGGACCCCTACGATTACCTGGATTCCATCGGACAGAGCCCCTTTACCGCCGAGTCCTTTACCCTGAGTTCCACCGGGTTAGCGGATCTTGCCCTGGCGAAGAACCTTCTCGTCTCAGCCTTCCAAAAGGTTGAATCAGCCATGGCGGCCTTGGCTCAACGCAGCTCGGCCGACGGGGATGCCTACACCGTGCAACCCGACTCGGTGTTCTTGAGCATGATTGACTCAACATACACCCCCCAGGACTTCACGAATATGTTTACCAGCCACTCCATCCTGGGTAAGAAGGTAGCTGCCAGCCTTGTGAATCCCGATACCGGACTAGCAGTACCTGCGGAACTGTTCACATCCTTCGAGGATTACAGCTGGAAATCCCAGGACTGGGAAACCGGGGAGTATTATACGAGCGAAAGTACCGTGTACAGCCTCCCCAGGGGAGAGACGGCGGCCTACAGCTACTACGCCGATGAAAGCAACTGGCCAACCGCTCCTGAATGGGCTACCTCGACAGGTACTTTTTATGATTCCGACGGATCAGTAACCGGTGGATCTGAGTATACTTTTTTACACACCCCCTACATCTTTCCGGGGAAATACTTTGAGGCACCCTTCAGCGGCCTGTCGGCCTTCTTCGAGCTGGATGTGAACCTTGAACCCCTCTTCTACACCTTCGATGAGGGTAGCCAAACCTGGATCCAAGAAACCGGGACCTTTGATCCTGCCAAGAGCTACTACACCCGGATGCCCGACGCAAGTTTCGGGGGAGCCCTAACCTATGGTGACTTTGTAGATCCGTCCCTACCTGAAGGCAGTCAGTACGTTGTTCAAGAAAACGGAAAGATCCGGATCTATTCCTGGAGCTCGGATTCTTCAACTGGGAACAGTATGACCCCCCAGGGTGAAGAGTTTAAAGTCGGCATAGATCGTTACCGATCCACGGGCAGCTACTTCCTCTCCCCGAGAACGCTCCCCCAACGGGTAGTTCTCGCCGGATTTGATGACTCCGGACGCTTCACCGATCTAGCTGCCTACCTATCCCTCTCCGGACTCGACGGATATGCAGGCGGGCGGTATGAGATACTCAACAGCTCCAACTACAGTATTAATGACGCCATGGGGATGATTGAGAACGGCCAGGCAGAGCTGGTGGTAATTCCCCGGGGTCAGAACACCGCTACAATCCGGTATCAATGGGAGATATTCAATTCTGAAACGCCGATTGAAGTAGAGCATACCATCGCAACTACAGAACTAGGTACGGAGTACAGTTTCGATCCTTCGGTCGTATGGAAAATTTCAACATCCACGGCTTGGGTCCCCGATCTGGGAACCACCACCCCCTACTTCAGCGGGTCTCCCTCGAGTATTCAGCCCTACATGAACACCTTGTTGACCTCTGATACGGGCTACTGGGGGGAACTACCCGTACAGTGGGACGATCTGGATATGTCATTGCCCGCCGAGGCCATTACCCTGGTACTGCCCCCTGAGACATCCCCCAACTACCAGTACATTATCGACAAGCTGCCCAACCTCGGTGATGCAACCTGGGTAGAAGATATGGGCATCACTCTCGTACACGCAAGCTCTGCTTCCGAAGTGTATGCCCATGCAATAACCCTGGAAGGGGCAAGCGCAGTGGTCAATATGGGGTATCGATCTGTAAATCTGCAGTTTTACACCGATTTTCCACAAACCTATGAAGGCGACTGGGATGAGGCATACTATCGAACCCTGGGGGTTCATGCCGAGGAGTATACGGTATTCGGCGGGTATCCCTATCCCGTTGCGGATGACTTGGATGACTACCTAAGAACCGATGCCTACGGCTTTGAGGAATAG
- a CDS encoding glycosyltransferase — MKKKIIFAMIEAGGGHKSTALAIAESLQLQSQDTYDIQVLDFARAVGALHFDAEHKKMWQNMLRKPLLTRVGYALQDFFGAIMRFGVLKWAEQFVDAAEKWFLENPVDMFVATHFLNAAVAIEAKRRNPDLTFPIVHFFVEPFHLTSTGFWPEVDLMVVGSERVRDRAVHRGMSADQVILAGYPVRPSFFDIPGDLTALKKDLGIQDTKPTLIISSGAEGQGKLRAFAKALVKADLPLNALVICAKNEELKAELHTWQPSCRTLNLIPLGFVSNMNELIAVSDVVAAKAGPASVFEAVFLKKPVFLFDFVAGHEWENIRFVQRQKVGWFTPSPRGFVRHLKKILKNPHILDDAKTRLEAMEFKNASHAIARILQDYLQKTIFTP, encoded by the coding sequence ATGAAAAAAAAGATCATTTTCGCGATGATCGAGGCGGGCGGCGGCCATAAGAGTACCGCCCTGGCAATTGCTGAGAGCTTACAGCTTCAGAGTCAAGATACTTACGATATACAGGTACTGGATTTCGCCCGGGCGGTGGGTGCTCTGCATTTTGATGCCGAACATAAAAAGATGTGGCAGAACATGCTTCGTAAACCCCTGCTTACCCGGGTCGGCTACGCCCTTCAGGATTTTTTCGGAGCCATCATGCGCTTCGGCGTCCTGAAATGGGCCGAGCAGTTCGTGGATGCTGCGGAGAAGTGGTTCCTGGAGAACCCCGTGGATATGTTCGTGGCCACCCATTTTCTGAATGCAGCCGTGGCGATCGAGGCCAAACGCCGGAATCCCGATCTGACCTTCCCCATCGTGCATTTTTTTGTCGAACCCTTCCACCTGACCTCCACCGGGTTCTGGCCCGAGGTTGATCTCATGGTGGTAGGTTCCGAACGTGTCCGGGACCGCGCCGTACATCGGGGTATGAGCGCTGATCAGGTGATTCTGGCCGGCTATCCGGTCCGCCCCAGTTTTTTTGATATTCCCGGTGATTTGACTGCTCTTAAGAAGGATCTGGGCATCCAGGATACCAAACCGACCCTGATCATCAGCTCCGGTGCAGAAGGGCAGGGCAAGCTCCGGGCCTTTGCCAAAGCCCTGGTTAAGGCAGACCTTCCCCTGAACGCCCTGGTAATCTGTGCGAAAAATGAGGAGCTGAAGGCCGAGTTGCACACCTGGCAGCCGTCCTGTCGAACCCTGAACCTCATACCCCTGGGATTCGTATCCAATATGAACGAGCTAATAGCAGTCTCGGATGTGGTGGCTGCCAAGGCAGGACCGGCCAGTGTGTTTGAAGCGGTCTTTCTTAAAAAACCCGTCTTTCTCTTTGACTTCGTAGCCGGCCACGAATGGGAGAACATCCGCTTTGTTCAGCGCCAGAAGGTAGGCTGGTTCACCCCCTCACCCCGGGGTTTTGTCCGTCACCTCAAAAAGATCCTAAAAAACCCCCACATCCTGGACGATGCTAAAACCCGCCTGGAGGCCATGGAGTTCAAAAACGCCTCCCACGCCATCGCCCGAATCCTCCAGGACTACCTGCAAAAAACCATCTTTACCCCGTGA